Part of the Microbacterium immunditiarum genome is shown below.
TCGTCGTGGGACTCGTCCTGTCGCGGCTGACGTTCCGGTGGATCCGGCGCGACGCGTAGCCTGAGGTCGGCAGACGAGGGAGCAGCGAGTGCTGAAGCGTCGTTGGTGGGACGTCGCGGTCGCGGCCGGATCGGTCGTGATCGCGGCGGCCCTGCTGATCGGGTTCCGCCCGGATGATCCGGTGCGCCTGGCGGTGGGGCTCGCGTCGATCGCGGGCTTCGCCGCCGCGTACTTCCTGATCGCGCGGCCCGCGATCTGCGAGCCCGGCTCGGGCCTCGTACCCGCCCCGTGGCGCTTCCCCGCCTTCGTTGCGGTGGGCTCGCTCGCGATCGCGATCGGCGCGGGCGCGACGGGCTTCCTCGCGATCATGCAGGCACTCGCCTACCCGCTCATGTGGATCGTCGGGAACTCGCGGCGCGGGGCGATCATCGGCTCCGCCGTTTTCGCAGTGATGATCTGGGTGGGGATCACGATCGGCGGCGACGAGCCCGGCGCGTTCGTCGCGGGTCTCATGACCTCGGGCTTCTCCTTCGTCTTCGCGATCGCGCTCGGCCTGTGGATCGCGAGCATCGCCGAGTACGGAGAGGAGCGCGCGCGCCTCGTCGCCGAGCTGACCGAAGCCCAGGCTGAGGTCGAGGCGCTGAGCCGCGAGCGCGGCGCATCCGCCGAGCGCGAGCGGCTCGCGCGCGACATCCACGACACGCTCGCCCAGACGCTCGCGGGGCTCGTCCTGCTGGCAGAGCGCGCCGGCCGTCAATCGCGGGACGGACACTCGGATGCCGCGGCCGCCACCATCGCGACGGTCGAGCAGATCGCGCGCGACGCGCTCGACGAGGCCCGGGCGCTCGTCGCCCGCACGGCGGCCGTCCCGAGCGAACCGGCGTTCGCGGCCGCCGTGGAGCGGCTCGTCGAGCGCTTCCGCGCGCACAGCTCGGCCGACATCGCGCTCGACGACGCCGCCGTCGAGGGCGACCTCGACCGCGAGACCCAGGTCGTCGTGCTGCGGTGCCTGCAGGAGGCCCTGTCGAACGTGGCCAAGCACGCCGCGGCCGAGCACGTCGAGGTGCGGGTCGCCGTCGACGCGGACGGCGCGGCGACCCTCACGGTCACCGACGACGGACGCGGCTTCGACCCCGTTCGATCCACGACGGGCTTCGGCCTCGAGGGCATGCGCGAGCGCGTCGCGATCGCCGGGGGAGTGCTCGACGTGTCGTCCGCCGTGGGGCGAGGCACCACGCTCGGCCTGCGTCTGCCCGGTGCACGCTCGGGCCCGGCCGCACCCTCTGAGCCGTCGAGCGCACCCGAGCCCGAGCGATCCGGAGGTCCGCGATGATCCGTCTGCTGATCGCCGACGACCACCCCGTCGTCCGCGCGGGACTCGCGGGACTGCTGTCGGACGAGCCCGGGCTCGAGGTGGTCGCCGAGGCGTCGGACGGCGACGAGGCCGTGCGGCTCGCCGCCGCCACCCGCCCCGATGTCGTCCTGATGGATCTGCGGATGCCCCGCGTCGACGGTGTCGCCGCGACGACCCGCATCGCCGCCGGAGAGGCGGGCGAGCCCGCACCCCGCGTGCTCATCCTCACGACGTACGAGTCCGACGACCAGATCCTTGCCGCGATCGAGGCCGGCGCGGCCGGTTACCTGCTGAAGGCGGCGCCGCAGGCGGAGATCGTCGCCGGCATCCGGTCGGTGGCCGCCGGGCAGTCGGCGCTGTCGCCGCAGGTCGCCGTGCGGCTCGTGGAGCGGATGCGCCGGCCAGCGCCCGAGTCCGTGCTGACCGCCCGCGAGACGGAGGTGCTGCGGCTCGTGGCATCCGGTCACTCGAACAAGCAGATCGCCGTCGCGCTCGGCATCGGCGAGTCGACGGTCAAGACGCACCTGCTGAAGATCTTCGACAAGCTCGGCGTCGCCGACCGCACGCGCGCCGTGACGCTGGCGATGGAGCGCGGGCTGCTCGCGTAGCGCACGGATGCCGCGAACCCTCCCGGGTCCGCGGCATCCGTTTCGTGCGTCAGGCTCAGCCGAACTGGTTCATCGTGTTGTTCTTGCCGCCCGCCTTGAGGGCCGCCTCGCCGGCGAAGTACTCCTTGTGGTTGTCGCCGATGTCACTGCCGGCCATGTTCTGGTGCCTCACCGTCGCGATGCCCTCGCGGATCTCGCGGCGCTGGACGCCCCGGACGTACGCGAGCATGCCCTCGTCGCCGAAGTAGCCCTTGGCGAGGTCATCCGTCGACAGGGCCGCCGTGTGGTAGGTCGGCAGCGTGATGAGGTGGTGGAAGATCCCCGCCCGGGCGGCGCCGTCGCGCTGGAACGTGCGGATCTTCTCGTCGGCGAGCCGCGCGAGGTCGGTGTCGTCGTACTCGGCGCTCATGAGGTTGCCGCGGTCGTAGCCGGACACATCGTGCCCCTGTGCCTCGAGCAGGTCGTACGCCTGCTGGCGGAAGTTGAGCGTCCAGTTGAACGACGGGCTGTTATTGTAGACGAGCTTGGCGTCCGGCACGGCCTCGCGGATGCGGTCGACCATGCCGGCGATCTGGTCGATGTGCGGCTTCTCGGTCTCGATCCACAGCAGGTCGGCGCCGTTGCGCAACGACGTGATGCAGTCGAGCACGACGCGGTCCTCACCGGTGCCCGGACGGAACTGGTACAGATTGCTCGCGAGACGCTTCGGGCGCAGCAGCCTGCCCTCGCGGCGGATGACCACGTCGCCGTCGTTCAGCTCGGCCTCGGTGATCTCCTCGACGTCGAGGAACGAGTTGTACCGGTCGCCGAGGTCTCCGGGCTGGTTCGAGACGGCGAGCTTCTGCGTCAGGCCGGCGCCGAGCGAGTCGGTGCGGGCGACGATGACGCCGTTCTCGATACCGAGCTCGAGGAACGCGTAGCGCACGGCGTTGATCTTCGCGAGGAAGTCCTCGTGCGGGACGGTGACCTTGCCGTCCTGGTGGCCGCACTGCTTCTCGTCCGACACCTGGTTCTCGATCTGGATGGCGCACGCGCCCGCCTCGATCATCTTCTTCGCGAGGAGGTACGTCGCCTCGGGGTTGCCGAAGCCCGCGTCGATGTCGGCGATGATCGGCACGACGTGGGTCTCGTGGTTGTCGATCTGCGACTGGATGAACTCGACCGCCGTCTCGTCGCCGGCCGCGCGCGCCCGGTCGAGCTGCGTGAACAGCAGGTCGAGCTCTCGCGCGTCGGCCTGACGGAGGAAGGTGTACAGCTCCTCGATGAGCGCGGGAACCGCCGTCTTCTCGTGCATCGACTGGTCGGGGAGCGGACCGAACTCCGAGCGGAGGGCGGCGACCATCCAGCCCGACAGGTACAGGTATCGCTTCTTCGTGCTCTTCAGGTGCTTCTTGATCGAGATGAGCTTCTGCTGCCCGACGAAGCCGTGCCAGACGCCGAGCGACTGCGTGTACTGCGACGGGTCGGCGTCGTACTCCGCCATGTCGCGGCGCATGATGTCGGCGGTGTAGCGCGCGATGTCGAGCCCCGTCCGGAAGCGGTTCTGCGCCCGCATCCGCGCGACGTATTCGGGGTTGATCGCGTCCCATGTCGAGCCGTGCTGGTCCTTGAGGGCCTGCGTGTCCTGGATGTCGTCCGTGTAGGTGGTCATGTCGTCGTCCTTGTGATCGTGTCGAAGGGGAGGTGTCAGTCGGTCTCGACGAGGAAGCGCGAGTAGGCGGGCAGCGTCAGGAAGGCGGGGAACTCGGCTCCGAGCGCGACCTCGCGGAACACCTCGGCCGCGTCGTCGAAGCGATCGCCGTCGCGGCGCTCGACCTCGCCGAGCACCTGCGCGATGAGGCCCTCGACGTACTCGCGCGTGATCCGCGTGCCGTCTTCGGTGGTGCGGTCCTGGTGGACCCACTGCCACACCTGGGAGCGGGAGATCTCGGCGGTCGCGGCGTCCTCCATGAGGTTGTCGATCGCGACGGCGCCGAGGCCCCGCAGCCACGCCTCGATGTAGCGGATCGCGACCGACACGTTCCCGTGCACGCCCGCGGCCGTGATGGGCCGGCCGATGTGCACGTCGATGAGGTCGGCCGCCTTCACATCGACGTCGGGACGCTGCCGGTCGAGCTGGTTGGGCCGGTCGCCGAGCACGGCGTCGAACTCGGCGCGCGCCACCGGGATGAGGTCGGGGTGCGCCACCCACGTGCCGTCGAAGCCGTCGCCGGCCTCGCGCTTCTTGTCGGCCGCGACCTTCTCGAACGCGCGCTCGGTCACCTCTGGGTCGCGGCGGTTCGGGATGAACGCGCTCATGCCGCCGATCGCGAAGGCGCCGCGCTTGTGGCACGTCTGCACGAGCAGCTCGGTGTAGGCGCGCATGAACGGCACGGTCATCGTGACCTCGCTGCGGTCGGGCAGCACGAAGCGCGCACCGCGGCCGCGGTAGTTCTTGATGATCGAGAAGATGTAGTCCCAGCGGCCGGCGTTCAGGCCCGCGCAGTGGTCGCGCAGCTCGAAGAGGATCTCCTCCATCTCGAACGCGGCGGGCAGCGTCTCGATGAGCACGGTCGCGCGGATCGTGCCGTGCGGGATGCCGATGTACCGCTCGCTGAACGAGAAGACGTCGTCCCACAGCTTCGCCTCTTCGCTCGACTCGAGCTTGGGGAGGTAGAAGTACGGACCGCGGCCGTTCGCGATGAGCTGCTTCGCGTTGTGGAAGAAGTACAGGCCGAAGTCGACGAGCGACCCGGACGCGGCCATCGTTCGGCCGAAGCGGTCGGTGAAGCGGATGTGGTTCTCGGTCAGGTGCCACCCGCGGGGGCGCATCACGATGGTGGGCGTCTCGGTGGCCGTGACCTCGTAGCGCTTGCCTTCGGGGCTCGTGTAGATCAGCTCGCCGCGGATCGCGTCGCGCAGCGACAGCTGCCCCTCGATGACGTTCTTCCACGTCGGGCTGGTCGCGTCCTCCTGGTCGGCCAGCCACACCTTCGCGCCCGAGTTGAGCGCGTTGATGGTCATCTTCGGGTCGGTCGGCCCGGTGATCTCGACGCGACGGTCCTCGAGGCCGGGGCCGGCGCCGGCGACCGTCCACTCGGCGTCTTCGCGGATGTGCCGCGTGTCGTCGCGGAACTGCGGGTCGTGGCCGTTGCCGACCTCGAAGCGGCGGCGCATGCGGTCGGCGAGCCGATCGTGGCGGCGGGTGCTGAACCGGTCGTGCAGCGCGGCGAGGAACGCGATCGCGTCGGGCGTGAGGATCTCGTCGTAGCGCGGCGCGATCGGTCCCGTGATCTCGATCGAAGGCTCGTGGGTCTGGGCGGCGATGGGGCCGGTGCGCGTGCGCATCGGGGCGATGGTCGAAGGGGTCATGGGCCTGTCTTCCTGTGTGCGGTGTGGTGAGACTGTCGACCGGATGCTCCGCCCGGCGTGTGGGCCTGGTCGGGGTATCCGGTCATCCGCGTTCTGGATCGACCGGCGGAAGGTCGTGATTCCACTTTCTGTGAAGTTCGGCCCCGCTCAATGGCATTTCGGGGGGTGAAGTTTCTGGAGATTTCTGTTTTCGTGACAGAATCGACTCATGGCGACGCTCGCGACGACAGATCCCGTGACCGACTTCTCCGACGATGGGGAGGTGGACGCGCTGACCATCGGGCGCCGCATCCGTCAATTGCGCACCGACCGCGGCATGACGCTCGAAGAGCTCGCCGCCGCCGTCGACCGCGCCCCCAGCCAGCTGTCGATGATCGAGAACGGCCGGCGCGAGGCGAAGCTCACGATGCTCCGCTCGATCGCGCGGGCACTCGGCACGACCCTCGAGGCGCTGCTCGAGGCGGAGCCGCTCGATGAGCGCGCCACGCTCGAGATCGCGCTCGAGCGCGCGATGCGCGGACCGACGTTCCGGGCTGTCGGCATCGCGCCCTTCCGCGTCGCGAAGTCCGTGCCGACCGACGCCCTCAAGGCGATGCTCGCGCTCCACGGCGAGATCGAGCGGCTCAACGACGAGCGCGCGGCGACGCCCGAAGAGGCGCGTCGGGCCAACGTCGCGCTGCGCAAGCTCATGCGCACTCAGAACAACTACTTCGGCGCGCTCGAGGAGCAGGCGCGGAGGATCCTGCGGTCGGTGGATCACCCCGGCGGGCCGCTCACGCAGCGCACGGCATCCGACATCGCCGCCCACCTCGGGTTCACACTCCACTACGTGCCCGACCTCCCGCAGACGACCCGGTCGGTCGCCGACATCAAGAACGGGCGCCTCTACCTCTCGAGCCGGCTCACGGCGAAGGGCGACCCGCGCACGGCGGTGCTCCAGGCGCTGTCGAGCCGGATCCTCGGGCACCGCGAGCCGACGAGCTACGCGGAGTTCCTGCGGCAGCGCGTGGAGACGAACTACCTCACGGGCGCGCTGCTGATCCCCGAGGCGCACGCCGTGCCGTTCCTCCAGGAGGCGAAGAAGGACCGCGCGATCTCGATCGAGGACCTGCGCGACGCGTACTCGGTGTCGTACGAGACCGCGGCGCACCGCTTCACCAACCTCGCGACGGTGCACCTCGGCATCCCCGTGCACTTCCTCAAGGTGCACGAGTCC
Proteins encoded:
- a CDS encoding ATP-binding protein, with the protein product MLKRRWWDVAVAAGSVVIAAALLIGFRPDDPVRLAVGLASIAGFAAAYFLIARPAICEPGSGLVPAPWRFPAFVAVGSLAIAIGAGATGFLAIMQALAYPLMWIVGNSRRGAIIGSAVFAVMIWVGITIGGDEPGAFVAGLMTSGFSFVFAIALGLWIASIAEYGEERARLVAELTEAQAEVEALSRERGASAERERLARDIHDTLAQTLAGLVLLAERAGRQSRDGHSDAAAATIATVEQIARDALDEARALVARTAAVPSEPAFAAAVERLVERFRAHSSADIALDDAAVEGDLDRETQVVVLRCLQEALSNVAKHAAAEHVEVRVAVDADGAATLTVTDDGRGFDPVRSTTGFGLEGMRERVAIAGGVLDVSSAVGRGTTLGLRLPGARSGPAAPSEPSSAPEPERSGGPR
- a CDS encoding response regulator, with amino-acid sequence MIRLLIADDHPVVRAGLAGLLSDEPGLEVVAEASDGDEAVRLAAATRPDVVLMDLRMPRVDGVAATTRIAAGEAGEPAPRVLILTTYESDDQILAAIEAGAAGYLLKAAPQAEIVAGIRSVAAGQSALSPQVAVRLVERMRRPAPESVLTARETEVLRLVASGHSNKQIAVALGIGESTVKTHLLKIFDKLGVADRTRAVTLAMERGLLA
- a CDS encoding isocitrate lyase codes for the protein MTTYTDDIQDTQALKDQHGSTWDAINPEYVARMRAQNRFRTGLDIARYTADIMRRDMAEYDADPSQYTQSLGVWHGFVGQQKLISIKKHLKSTKKRYLYLSGWMVAALRSEFGPLPDQSMHEKTAVPALIEELYTFLRQADARELDLLFTQLDRARAAGDETAVEFIQSQIDNHETHVVPIIADIDAGFGNPEATYLLAKKMIEAGACAIQIENQVSDEKQCGHQDGKVTVPHEDFLAKINAVRYAFLELGIENGVIVARTDSLGAGLTQKLAVSNQPGDLGDRYNSFLDVEEITEAELNDGDVVIRREGRLLRPKRLASNLYQFRPGTGEDRVVLDCITSLRNGADLLWIETEKPHIDQIAGMVDRIREAVPDAKLVYNNSPSFNWTLNFRQQAYDLLEAQGHDVSGYDRGNLMSAEYDDTDLARLADEKIRTFQRDGAARAGIFHHLITLPTYHTAALSTDDLAKGYFGDEGMLAYVRGVQRREIREGIATVRHQNMAGSDIGDNHKEYFAGEAALKAGGKNNTMNQFG
- the aceB gene encoding malate synthase A → MRTRTGPIAAQTHEPSIEITGPIAPRYDEILTPDAIAFLAALHDRFSTRRHDRLADRMRRRFEVGNGHDPQFRDDTRHIREDAEWTVAGAGPGLEDRRVEITGPTDPKMTINALNSGAKVWLADQEDATSPTWKNVIEGQLSLRDAIRGELIYTSPEGKRYEVTATETPTIVMRPRGWHLTENHIRFTDRFGRTMAASGSLVDFGLYFFHNAKQLIANGRGPYFYLPKLESSEEAKLWDDVFSFSERYIGIPHGTIRATVLIETLPAAFEMEEILFELRDHCAGLNAGRWDYIFSIIKNYRGRGARFVLPDRSEVTMTVPFMRAYTELLVQTCHKRGAFAIGGMSAFIPNRRDPEVTERAFEKVAADKKREAGDGFDGTWVAHPDLIPVARAEFDAVLGDRPNQLDRQRPDVDVKAADLIDVHIGRPITAAGVHGNVSVAIRYIEAWLRGLGAVAIDNLMEDAATAEISRSQVWQWVHQDRTTEDGTRITREYVEGLIAQVLGEVERRDGDRFDDAAEVFREVALGAEFPAFLTLPAYSRFLVETD
- a CDS encoding helix-turn-helix transcriptional regulator, encoding MATLATTDPVTDFSDDGEVDALTIGRRIRQLRTDRGMTLEELAAAVDRAPSQLSMIENGRREAKLTMLRSIARALGTTLEALLEAEPLDERATLEIALERAMRGPTFRAVGIAPFRVAKSVPTDALKAMLALHGEIERLNDERAATPEEARRANVALRKLMRTQNNYFGALEEQARRILRSVDHPGGPLTQRTASDIAAHLGFTLHYVPDLPQTTRSVADIKNGRLYLSSRLTAKGDPRTAVLQALSSRILGHREPTSYAEFLRQRVETNYLTGALLIPEAHAVPFLQEAKKDRAISIEDLRDAYSVSYETAAHRFTNLATVHLGIPVHFLKVHESGTITKAYENDDVNFPTDRLGAIEGQMCCRRWTSRVVFDIEDHFNPYYQYTDTGNGTYWCTARVEHSSEGAHSVSVGVRFDDTKWFLGRDTTNRGVSKHSVEACCRRAPADLEASWRDQSWPNVRTPRTLLATLPTGAFPGVDSTDVYEFLEAHAPR